A region from the Tahibacter amnicola genome encodes:
- a CDS encoding phospholipase D-like domain-containing protein: MEFHHLDELLRSSAADFRLATEEKVQLRAIGAQSDSEQIRRLRNAAFAIAREQITGQPAQSMAVLGWLEQVVKTLDVSAGIAAASHSAYFTPGDACLRKLRELCGRAKNQIDICVFTLADDRLSDEVLAAHRRGVAVRIITDNDKRLDHGSDIERLSQAGIAVRVDRGSAHMHHKFALFDTRWLANGSFNWTRSASFSNDENLVVSDDGYLVRCFGGQFEQLWQKYEP, from the coding sequence ATGGAATTCCACCATCTCGACGAGCTCCTTCGCAGCAGTGCGGCCGATTTTCGGCTGGCGACGGAAGAGAAAGTGCAGTTACGGGCGATTGGCGCGCAGTCTGACAGTGAGCAGATCCGGCGTTTGCGCAATGCGGCGTTCGCCATCGCCCGGGAACAGATCACCGGGCAGCCGGCGCAGAGCATGGCGGTACTGGGCTGGCTGGAGCAGGTGGTGAAGACCCTGGATGTCTCCGCGGGTATCGCCGCGGCCTCGCACAGTGCGTATTTCACGCCGGGCGATGCGTGCCTGCGCAAGTTGCGCGAACTATGTGGCCGCGCGAAAAACCAGATCGACATCTGCGTCTTCACGCTGGCGGACGATCGGCTGAGCGACGAAGTGTTGGCAGCGCACCGGCGTGGCGTGGCGGTGCGCATCATCACCGACAACGACAAGCGGCTGGATCACGGCAGCGACATTGAGCGGCTGTCCCAGGCAGGGATCGCTGTTCGCGTGGATCGCGGGTCAGCCCATATGCACCACAAGTTTGCGCTGTTTGACACGCGCTGGCTGGCCAATGGCAGTTTCAACTGGACGCGCAGCGCCAGCTTCAGCAATGACGAGAACCTGGTTGTCAGCGACGACGGCTACCTGGTGCGTTGTTTCGGCGGACAGTTTGAACAATTGTGGCAGAAATACGAGCCGTAG
- a CDS encoding serine/threonine-protein kinase, whose product MHPSLDVWRAANAALDELLELPQDQRNTHLESLSLPDAVRQRVEQMLQAHSEPDGPLDHPLIVAAVTERLIGRTLGIWTLEKELGRGGMAVVYRARSVHDGVDRAAAVKVMTLGALAANGLERFRAEQAILARLNHPGIAQLFDTGIGEDGTPWLAMALVDGQPIDAWCEERGCDAVRIVRLFLDVCEAVAHAHQNLVIHRDIKPSNVMVDADGHVRLLDFGIARLADGNAEATQTLCRVLTPQYASPEQLDGAPPSTAMDVYGLGALLYRLLAGQPPHAGTSRTTPRPPVSAPSRVALRPQGKHLRDLDAVVLKALADEPAERYRTVVAFSDDLRRWLDGEPVLARRPTWSYRTSRFVARHRWGVLTASAAFLALIGVTAAVAWQSARIREESARAHTVQSFLVGLFEAASPDAKDSNLIDTRAVLARGAQDAHANLADGLLKAELLMVIGAIQTRLGQFESARRQLDDALAQARSSQAHAGLQGRIALESGLLAMSEMRRADSLNWLDQAIALLTDQPEWSEKLVDAYLFRATNYEFLGQLDKAVADQAKAEAIESSIVPVAPRRRMNVLQHQARTLLATGKLNEAAERLATSLALLETPRPEDYAVFLLLGDTAEDLGDWDRAEANFRRGLAIAREGYPAGSNFISVPLTYLGNYLVRIGYLVEAAPLLHEALTIRRATPGTTTALAIPTLNVATLERDLGQYTKALALMREARELCTEDPISALLISAQIARALAESDRRAEAVAEVSATRARAESLQKSGTNHPARFARVYTWLALAMMEARQPKAALELVELAQATESPQAKPKSPTLVHRRAIRLRAMLQLGRKDEALAAETALAADAAQLPQRIVAERAYTYVTLAELALAASAPDRARTYVNEANNLSADRRLPQYIAQMVEGLLKTLSPGTAAPDTQRLR is encoded by the coding sequence ATGCATCCGTCGCTGGATGTCTGGCGTGCAGCAAATGCCGCGCTGGATGAGTTGTTGGAGTTGCCGCAGGACCAACGCAACACGCACCTGGAATCGCTGTCGTTGCCCGACGCGGTCCGACAGCGTGTCGAGCAGATGCTTCAAGCGCATTCCGAACCGGATGGCCCCCTGGACCATCCCCTCATCGTGGCAGCCGTCACCGAACGCCTGATCGGACGCACGCTCGGGATATGGACCCTGGAAAAGGAGCTGGGCCGCGGCGGCATGGCGGTGGTCTATCGCGCACGCTCGGTCCATGACGGCGTCGATCGCGCCGCCGCGGTAAAAGTGATGACGCTTGGCGCCCTCGCAGCCAACGGGCTTGAACGCTTCCGCGCCGAACAGGCCATTCTCGCGCGCCTCAACCACCCGGGCATCGCCCAGCTGTTTGACACCGGCATTGGCGAGGACGGAACGCCGTGGCTGGCCATGGCCCTGGTTGACGGACAACCCATCGACGCCTGGTGCGAGGAACGCGGGTGCGACGCAGTGCGTATCGTCCGGCTGTTCCTGGACGTGTGCGAGGCAGTCGCCCATGCCCACCAGAACCTGGTGATCCATCGCGATATCAAGCCCTCCAACGTGATGGTCGATGCAGACGGCCATGTCCGTCTGCTCGACTTCGGCATCGCGCGGCTGGCCGACGGCAATGCGGAGGCCACCCAGACGCTGTGCCGCGTGCTGACGCCGCAGTACGCATCACCCGAACAGCTCGACGGCGCACCGCCCAGCACCGCCATGGACGTCTACGGACTCGGCGCCCTGCTCTACCGGCTGCTCGCCGGACAACCGCCCCACGCCGGCACCAGCCGGACGACGCCGCGGCCGCCGGTCAGCGCACCGTCACGCGTCGCGCTCCGCCCCCAGGGAAAGCACCTGCGCGATCTTGACGCCGTGGTTCTCAAAGCCCTGGCCGACGAACCAGCGGAACGCTATCGCACGGTCGTGGCGTTCTCGGATGACCTGCGTCGCTGGCTCGACGGTGAACCCGTACTGGCGCGCCGGCCGACCTGGTCGTACCGCACCTCCCGTTTCGTTGCCCGGCATCGCTGGGGCGTGTTGACGGCAAGCGCTGCTTTCCTCGCCCTGATCGGGGTGACCGCGGCCGTGGCCTGGCAATCCGCACGGATTCGCGAAGAGTCCGCGCGCGCCCACACCGTCCAGAGCTTCCTCGTCGGCCTGTTCGAGGCGGCCAGCCCGGATGCCAAGGACAGCAACCTCATCGACACCCGCGCGGTGCTGGCGCGCGGCGCGCAGGATGCCCACGCCAATCTGGCCGACGGGTTGCTCAAGGCAGAGCTGCTGATGGTCATTGGCGCGATCCAGACCAGGCTCGGCCAATTCGAATCGGCGCGACGGCAGCTCGACGACGCACTGGCACAGGCGCGCAGCAGTCAGGCCCATGCCGGCCTGCAGGGGCGTATCGCGCTGGAGTCGGGCCTCCTCGCGATGTCGGAAATGCGGCGCGCCGACTCGCTCAACTGGCTGGACCAGGCGATCGCGTTGCTCACCGACCAACCCGAGTGGAGCGAGAAGCTGGTGGACGCCTATCTGTTTCGCGCGACCAACTATGAATTTCTCGGCCAATTGGACAAGGCCGTCGCCGACCAGGCGAAGGCCGAAGCGATCGAGTCCTCGATCGTGCCGGTGGCGCCACGGCGACGTATGAACGTGCTGCAGCACCAGGCGCGCACACTGCTGGCCACCGGAAAACTCAACGAGGCTGCCGAACGGCTCGCCACCTCGCTGGCATTGCTGGAAACACCACGCCCCGAGGATTACGCCGTCTTCCTGCTGCTGGGAGACACCGCGGAAGACCTTGGCGACTGGGACCGGGCCGAAGCCAATTTCCGTCGTGGACTGGCCATCGCACGCGAAGGGTATCCGGCGGGCAGCAATTTCATATCGGTGCCGCTGACCTACCTGGGCAATTATCTGGTCCGCATCGGTTACCTGGTCGAAGCGGCACCGTTGCTGCACGAAGCGTTGACCATCCGCCGTGCCACGCCCGGCACGACGACGGCACTGGCGATTCCCACCCTCAATGTCGCCACGCTTGAGCGCGACCTGGGGCAATACACCAAGGCGTTGGCGCTCATGCGCGAGGCGCGCGAACTGTGCACCGAAGACCCGATCAGCGCGCTTCTGATCAGCGCGCAGATCGCCCGTGCGCTGGCCGAGTCGGATCGCCGCGCGGAAGCCGTCGCCGAGGTAAGCGCCACGCGCGCACGTGCGGAGAGCCTGCAGAAATCCGGCACCAACCATCCGGCGCGTTTCGCCCGCGTCTACACCTGGCTGGCCCTGGCCATGATGGAGGCGCGCCAACCGAAAGCGGCGCTGGAGCTGGTGGAACTGGCGCAGGCAACTGAAAGCCCCCAGGCCAAGCCAAAATCGCCGACGCTGGTGCACCGGCGTGCGATCCGCTTGCGCGCCATGCTCCAGCTGGGACGCAAGGACGAGGCCCTGGCCGCCGAAACCGCACTCGCCGCCGACGCCGCGCAGTTACCGCAACGCATCGTGGCCGAACGCGCCTACACCTATGTCACGTTGGCCGAGCTGGCGCTCGCGGCGTCCGCGCCGGACCGCGCGCGCACCTACGTCAACGAAGCGAACAACCTGTCGGCGGATCGGCGACTGCCGCAATACATCGCGCAAATGGTCGAGGGACTGCTCAAAACCCTGTCTCCGGGAACGGCAGCGCCGGACACCCAACGCCTGCGGTGA
- a CDS encoding ECF-type sigma factor, with product MNEVTSLLHAMREGDTAAFGRVFAWLYPELLRIARSCVRDDARSLTPTALVHETFVRLVQAQRLELHDRSHFFACAARAMRAIVVDHLRRRSALKRDGESVPIDEAFPIAIDPSVDLLQIDKALGCLDEISSRQREVVEMRFFGGFEFEEIAQYLGCSLRTAKREWDRARAFLHAYMAEETATATR from the coding sequence ATGAACGAAGTCACTTCGCTGCTTCACGCCATGCGTGAGGGCGACACTGCCGCATTCGGACGTGTTTTCGCGTGGTTGTATCCTGAGTTGTTGCGCATCGCGCGCTCCTGTGTCCGCGATGACGCACGATCCCTGACGCCCACTGCCCTGGTCCACGAAACCTTCGTGCGACTGGTACAGGCTCAGCGTCTGGAACTGCACGATCGCAGCCATTTCTTCGCCTGCGCCGCGCGCGCAATGCGCGCCATCGTCGTGGATCATCTGCGACGACGCAGCGCGCTCAAACGTGACGGAGAATCCGTGCCGATCGACGAAGCATTCCCGATCGCCATTGATCCTTCGGTGGATCTGCTGCAGATCGACAAGGCCCTGGGCTGCCTCGACGAGATCAGTTCGCGTCAACGTGAAGTGGTCGAAATGCGCTTCTTCGGCGGTTTCGAGTTCGAGGAGATCGCCCAGTACCTGGGCTGTTCGCTACGGACCGCCAAGCGCGAATGGGATCGCGCGCGCGCCTTTCTTCACGCTTACATGGCCGAAGAGACCGCGACGGCGACGCGCTGA
- the chrA gene encoding chromate efflux transporter, with the protein MSSSVEHVRFVDAVRVWARIGWLSFGGPAGQIALMHRELVEQRRWISESRFLHALNYCMLLPGPEAQQLTVYIGWLMHGRRGGLVAGILFVLPGFLTMLVLSTLYALLGQIPLVNALFFGLKAAVLAIVLDAVLRIGRRALKSRLLVIVALAAFVAIFGFAVPFPLIVLGAAVVGIVGRYLVPSAFPCPSADAATGDTHYVIDAAIARGDRPLSRPSVRGALTTLLIALPIWLLPVAAVAVWLGGDAVITQQGILFSQTAVVTFGGAYAVLAYVAQRVVEDLHWLTPSQMLDGLGLAETTPGPLILVLQFVAFQAAFQHQAGLSPLVAGVLGSVLTVWVTFVPCFLWIFLGAPYVEALRHSRSINAALSAITAAVVGVVINLAVWFATRTVFQEVHRVEWGWLQLDVPRWESIDIAAAVLSVAAMVAMVRLRIGMGWTLLACAIAGAVWQTLVAAT; encoded by the coding sequence ATGAGCAGTTCCGTCGAACACGTCCGGTTCGTCGACGCGGTCCGCGTATGGGCGCGGATCGGCTGGCTCAGTTTTGGTGGACCGGCCGGGCAGATCGCGCTCATGCACCGGGAACTGGTGGAACAGCGGCGCTGGATCAGCGAGTCCCGGTTCCTGCATGCACTCAACTACTGCATGCTGCTGCCCGGCCCCGAGGCGCAACAACTGACCGTCTATATCGGTTGGCTGATGCACGGCAGGCGCGGCGGACTGGTCGCCGGCATCCTGTTCGTCCTGCCGGGCTTCCTGACGATGCTGGTCTTGAGCACGCTCTACGCGCTGCTCGGCCAGATACCGCTGGTCAACGCGCTCTTCTTCGGCCTGAAGGCGGCCGTGCTGGCGATCGTGCTTGACGCTGTCCTGCGGATTGGCCGGCGCGCGCTGAAAAGCCGGTTGCTAGTGATCGTCGCGCTGGCCGCGTTCGTAGCGATCTTCGGGTTTGCCGTGCCGTTTCCTCTCATCGTGCTGGGAGCGGCGGTGGTCGGCATCGTCGGACGTTACCTGGTCCCGAGCGCTTTTCCCTGCCCATCGGCCGACGCGGCGACCGGCGATACACACTATGTGATTGATGCCGCGATCGCCCGCGGTGATCGGCCACTGTCCCGGCCGAGCGTGCGTGGTGCGCTCACTACGCTGCTGATAGCGCTTCCCATCTGGCTGCTTCCCGTAGCGGCGGTGGCCGTGTGGCTCGGCGGCGACGCGGTGATCACGCAGCAAGGTATCCTTTTCAGCCAGACCGCCGTCGTCACGTTTGGCGGCGCATATGCCGTGCTCGCCTACGTGGCGCAGCGCGTCGTGGAAGACCTGCACTGGCTGACCCCGTCGCAGATGCTCGACGGCCTCGGGCTGGCCGAGACCACGCCAGGCCCGTTGATCCTGGTCCTGCAGTTCGTTGCGTTCCAGGCCGCCTTCCAGCACCAGGCTGGTCTTTCTCCACTCGTTGCCGGCGTACTCGGCTCCGTCTTGACCGTCTGGGTCACCTTCGTGCCCTGCTTTCTGTGGATCTTCCTCGGCGCTCCCTACGTCGAGGCCCTGCGCCACAGCCGCTCGATCAATGCAGCGCTGTCGGCGATCACGGCGGCCGTTGTCGGCGTAGTGATCAACCTTGCGGTCTGGTTCGCCACGCGCACCGTCTTCCAGGAAGTACACCGCGTCGAGTGGGGATGGCTGCAACTGGACGTCCCGCGCTGGGAGTCCATCGACATCGCTGCTGCTGTCCTGAGCGTCGCGGCGATGGTCGCGATGGTGCGCCTGCGTATCGGCATGGGCTGGACGTTGCTGGCGTGCGCGATTGCCGGCGCGGTGTGGCAGACCCTGGTGGCAGCCACCTGA
- a CDS encoding ornithine cyclodeaminase family protein, with protein MSTIQAGGTLLLTGHTLSRHLGAADYLAAVHDALVVMADASLQVPAVTHVLGEGGGVHVKTAASTRRAVIKINANFPGNPAHAGLPTIQGVVALVDNTDGRLLALMDSVEITAQRTAAVSAVAARQLARRDSTALGIIGCGLQARYHLAALRTLFPFLDLYLHDVDDTRVTAVANQAGNDLRVHACATPGAVARAADVLVTCTPSRRPLVHAADVKPGSFIAATGADSPDKQELAPDVLKMARVVTDSLAQAAQMGDLHHAISAGVVRESDIHAELADVVSGRTAGRSNATECFVLDSTGVAVSDLAAANLAYARCQADPAVPRIAFAQMARE; from the coding sequence ATGAGCACAATCCAGGCCGGTGGCACGCTCCTGCTGACCGGACACACCCTGTCGCGTCATCTCGGCGCAGCCGATTACCTCGCCGCCGTCCACGACGCACTCGTCGTGATGGCGGACGCCAGCCTGCAGGTGCCCGCAGTGACGCACGTGCTCGGCGAAGGGGGTGGCGTCCACGTCAAGACCGCCGCATCGACGCGACGAGCCGTCATCAAGATCAACGCCAACTTTCCGGGTAATCCCGCACACGCGGGGCTGCCGACGATTCAAGGCGTGGTCGCACTGGTCGACAACACCGATGGACGGCTGCTGGCGTTGATGGATTCCGTCGAAATCACCGCACAACGGACAGCGGCCGTATCAGCCGTCGCTGCGCGCCAGCTGGCGCGACGGGACTCCACCGCACTGGGCATCATCGGCTGCGGCTTGCAGGCGCGCTATCATCTCGCCGCACTGCGCACACTTTTCCCCTTTCTCGATCTCTATCTCCACGATGTCGACGACACGCGCGTGACCGCAGTGGCGAATCAGGCGGGCAATGATCTGCGCGTCCATGCGTGTGCGACGCCCGGCGCGGTCGCCCGTGCGGCCGACGTCCTCGTGACCTGTACACCGTCGCGACGCCCGTTGGTTCACGCGGCCGACGTCAAGCCGGGAAGCTTCATTGCCGCCACCGGAGCTGACAGCCCCGACAAGCAGGAACTGGCGCCGGATGTGCTGAAGATGGCTCGCGTTGTGACCGACAGCCTGGCGCAGGCAGCACAAATGGGAGATCTTCATCACGCGATCAGCGCGGGCGTCGTTCGCGAATCCGACATCCACGCCGAATTGGCGGACGTCGTCAGCGGACGCACTGCTGGCCGGAGCAATGCCACTGAGTGCTTCGTCCTCGATTCGACCGGCGTTGCCGTGAGCGACCTGGCTGCGGCCAACCTGGCCTACGCACGCTGCCAGGCCGACCCCGCCGTTCCCCGCATTGCATTTGCGCAGATGGCGCGCGAATGA
- a CDS encoding chromate resistance protein, protein MLRTIRTPEDNTDRSGAWLLLVISLAGQNQTARMRIWRSLKSAGAGALRDGAYLLPASDTSQELMTQVADEVTRADGTAHVITVNSTDEAQEHQFRQLFNRDTDYAVVHAALDALLADLLTLTETDCRRRFATLEREMAAIAAVDFFPTATRRQLATAFEDARTLITTHFSPDEPRPGTGVIPRRDRADFRGRLWATRAHLWVDRIACAWLIRRFIDPKATFRWLASIKDCPRKAVGFDFDGALFSHVGERVTFEVLLASFGFEHDRGLARLGAMVHYLDVGGVAIPEAAGFTAVLAGARARLGDDDALLKSLMPVLDHLHTAFSDPTLVESKGRTA, encoded by the coding sequence ATGCTGCGAACCATCCGTACACCCGAGGACAACACCGACCGGAGCGGCGCCTGGCTCTTACTGGTCATCAGCCTCGCCGGGCAAAACCAGACCGCCCGGATGCGAATCTGGCGCAGCCTGAAGTCGGCGGGTGCTGGTGCGCTGCGTGACGGCGCTTACCTGCTGCCCGCCTCAGACACCTCGCAGGAACTGATGACCCAGGTCGCCGACGAGGTCACGCGTGCCGACGGAACGGCCCATGTCATCACGGTAAACAGCACCGATGAGGCCCAGGAGCACCAGTTCCGCCAGCTGTTCAATCGCGATACGGACTACGCTGTCGTGCACGCGGCACTGGATGCACTGCTGGCGGACCTCCTCACCCTGACCGAAACCGACTGCCGCCGCCGTTTCGCAACGCTGGAACGCGAAATGGCCGCCATCGCGGCCGTAGACTTCTTTCCGACCGCAACGCGTCGCCAGCTGGCAACGGCATTCGAGGACGCGCGGACACTCATCACTACACACTTCTCGCCCGATGAACCCCGCCCGGGAACTGGCGTCATCCCGCGCCGCGATCGGGCCGATTTCCGGGGACGCCTGTGGGCCACGCGTGCCCACTTGTGGGTCGACCGCATCGCCTGTGCGTGGCTGATCCGCCGGTTCATCGATCCGAAGGCCACCTTTCGCTGGCTCGCATCGATCAAGGACTGTCCGCGCAAGGCCGTCGGGTTTGATTTTGACGGTGCGCTCTTCAGCCATGTCGGCGAACGGGTGACCTTCGAAGTGCTGCTGGCCAGTTTCGGCTTTGAACACGACCGCGGTCTCGCCCGGCTGGGCGCCATGGTGCACTACCTCGATGTCGGCGGCGTGGCCATTCCGGAGGCCGCCGGATTCACGGCGGTGCTGGCAGGCGCCCGCGCCCGTCTGGGCGACGATGATGCCTTGCTCAAGTCCCTGATGCCGGTCCTGGATCACCTCCACACCGCATTCTCCGATCCCACGCTGGTTGAATCCAAGGGGCGCACCGCATGA
- a CDS encoding chromate resistance protein ChrB domain-containing protein: protein MKWVTRERPKIDRIACPWLVARFIDPAAEFLFVPPSQVHAVAAEQDAIPFDVPDVPLGHVGDQCSFDAFLKAWPQNDPALEILATIVRAADTGRLDLAPQAAGLLAVSLGLSRCHADDHAMLRKGFDLYDALYAWCKDARDESHGWNVGALRQSMRPPE from the coding sequence ATGAAATGGGTGACGCGTGAACGTCCGAAGATCGACCGGATTGCCTGTCCCTGGCTGGTCGCGCGATTTATTGATCCGGCGGCGGAGTTCCTCTTCGTGCCGCCGTCCCAGGTGCATGCGGTGGCCGCCGAACAGGATGCCATCCCGTTTGATGTCCCGGACGTACCGCTGGGGCATGTGGGCGACCAGTGCAGCTTCGACGCTTTTCTGAAGGCCTGGCCGCAGAACGATCCAGCGCTGGAGATCCTTGCCACGATCGTTCGCGCTGCTGACACGGGACGGCTGGACCTGGCACCGCAGGCGGCGGGCCTGCTGGCGGTATCGCTCGGCCTGTCCCGCTGTCACGCCGATGATCATGCCATGCTGCGGAAAGGCTTTGATCTTTACGATGCGCTTTACGCCTGGTGCAAGGATGCACGCGACGAATCGCATGGCTGGAATGTCGGCGCACTGCGGCAATCGATGCGCCCGCCAGAGTAG